Proteins encoded in a region of the Coprobacter tertius genome:
- a CDS encoding Mfa1 family fimbria major subunit (Members of this family are fimbrial shaft proteins (major subunit proteins), found in the Bacteriodetes. The family is named for Mfa1 from Porphyromonas gingivalis, and is related to but distinct from the family of FimA from the species.) translates to MKHFKHLFFAALSVLTLASCSQEDQPAADGPGAVPLGKDTYASFSFRIEGNQPRSRTAMEGAAGKDDNTVSDGRLLIFDNVTGLLLNNVAFTVTGAATDLTVQTTSGPRRIYIVAGATSDKTQITGRLAGLAENTALLSDFYALMSDQKYTGAAAGDTDMGEGFKELPVSGKFVMSNVADRNAVKTLLPGISKEQASGGTAEDADVNRFNFNVLRAVAKADLKVALKGTEKATADGIFKLKDDVWYGVRNINRSTLYVQQYINDNVDAGIDNAGIDRDIRPFAAFYNAFDGTSENDMKLQATFTPYYFGGYAINGTDAAHTTLSVTGGTPVVGPTVFISENSNNRQVRGNTSYYGITTQVSSIAPDDIAGTITLTDIGLIRNTAATTGYDNTTGDKSFWHMREVPADVRAKMDNGIKERWVFTDVDAAFEAMRIFVKVSASITLTTAGFTPTDDFTATDLKEAYQRATGTISTPGTELNATDAAIVDRYLGYYANGFSYYRLNLYETVAGAKRHLVRRNNHYGATVTSFATIGDPTEGDLDKDPDKPVDADLTNVTAVITVMPWYTVDTEDDL, encoded by the coding sequence ATGAAACATTTCAAGCATTTATTTTTTGCGGCTTTGTCCGTATTAACTCTGGCTTCGTGCAGCCAGGAAGATCAACCTGCGGCCGACGGCCCGGGTGCGGTTCCTTTAGGTAAAGACACGTACGCTTCGTTCAGCTTCCGTATCGAAGGCAACCAACCTCGTTCCCGAACCGCCATGGAGGGCGCCGCAGGTAAAGATGACAACACGGTCAGCGACGGCCGCCTGCTTATTTTCGATAACGTGACGGGCCTTTTGCTCAACAATGTCGCCTTTACGGTCACCGGCGCCGCGACCGACCTGACGGTACAAACGACTTCGGGTCCTCGGCGTATCTACATTGTGGCCGGGGCAACGAGTGATAAAACGCAGATTACCGGTCGTCTGGCCGGCCTGGCCGAAAATACGGCCCTGTTATCCGATTTCTACGCGCTGATGAGCGACCAAAAATATACGGGCGCCGCCGCCGGTGATACGGATATGGGCGAGGGTTTCAAAGAATTGCCGGTATCGGGGAAGTTCGTTATGAGCAACGTAGCCGACCGTAACGCCGTGAAAACGCTGCTTCCGGGCATCAGCAAGGAACAGGCCTCCGGAGGTACGGCCGAGGACGCCGACGTGAACCGCTTTAACTTCAACGTGCTGCGGGCCGTGGCCAAGGCCGACCTGAAAGTGGCGCTCAAAGGCACCGAGAAAGCGACCGCCGACGGCATATTCAAACTCAAGGACGACGTATGGTACGGGGTGCGCAACATCAACCGCTCCACACTATACGTACAGCAGTATATCAACGATAACGTAGATGCGGGCATCGACAACGCGGGCATCGACCGGGATATCCGCCCCTTCGCCGCCTTCTATAACGCCTTCGACGGTACCTCCGAGAATGACATGAAGCTGCAGGCCACCTTTACCCCGTATTACTTCGGCGGATACGCCATTAACGGCACCGACGCGGCCCATACCACCTTGTCGGTTACGGGGGGCACTCCCGTGGTAGGTCCCACGGTATTTATCAGCGAAAACAGCAACAACCGGCAGGTACGCGGCAACACCAGCTATTACGGCATTACCACACAGGTAAGCAGCATCGCCCCCGACGACATCGCCGGCACGATCACTCTGACCGACATCGGTCTGATCCGTAATACGGCCGCTACGACCGGGTATGACAATACCACGGGCGACAAGAGTTTCTGGCACATGCGCGAAGTTCCGGCCGACGTCCGGGCGAAAATGGATAACGGCATTAAGGAACGGTGGGTGTTTACCGACGTCGACGCGGCTTTCGAGGCCATGCGTATTTTCGTGAAAGTATCGGCTTCGATCACCCTGACGACCGCGGGATTCACGCCCACGGACGATTTCACCGCCACCGACCTGAAAGAAGCCTACCAACGGGCCACCGGCACGATCTCCACTCCCGGTACCGAGCTTAACGCCACGGACGCGGCCATCGTAGACCGTTACCTGGGCTATTACGCCAACGGCTTCAGCTATTACCGGCTGAATCTCTACGAAACGGTCGCCGGCGCTAAACGGCACTTGGTACGCCGCAACAACCACTATGGCGCCACGGTAACCTCTTTCGCCACTATCGGCGATCCCACCGAGGGCGATCTGGACAAAGACCCCGACAAACCGGTGGATGCCGACCTGACCAATGTTACGGCCGTTATTACCGTCATGCCCTGGTACACCGTCGATACCGAAGACGACTTGTAA
- a CDS encoding FimB/Mfa2 family fimbrial subunit: MRKIGKWMYILPLAAILSGCVLDDLSLCPQNTGLSLSLSYRTGGQAAGKLPIERADLFVFDSRGRFLRTLTDRQGPFTSDRRYELELPPGDYTVAAWGNLQKDLRVSPDPFVPGMTTLEEACILLSGLSVSGKADTGLQRVSGPEKFLYHGRTGTLRVESGKKTGGVIPLYRDTKVIRLQVRYLKPDGSPCDEARPYPYACMLAADGGLKFDNSYLPLPAFVLENSGRNENIPNGFDAVFHKMTLRLDEPQEPEIILTDPRKPGQVIYRAGLTQWLRGTGYDTQEALDNTHEYVVELRFACTHTTVRIFVNGWEYVPIDEDI; this comes from the coding sequence ATGAGAAAGATAGGCAAATGGATGTATATACTACCGCTGGCAGCGATCCTGAGCGGTTGCGTCTTGGATGACCTGTCTCTCTGTCCCCAAAACACCGGTCTGAGCCTGAGCCTGTCTTACCGGACAGGCGGGCAGGCGGCCGGCAAACTGCCCATCGAACGGGCCGACCTGTTCGTTTTCGACTCCCGCGGGCGTTTCCTCCGTACCCTGACCGACCGGCAGGGGCCTTTCACGTCCGACCGCCGCTACGAGCTGGAACTTCCCCCGGGAGACTATACCGTCGCGGCCTGGGGCAACTTGCAAAAAGACCTGAGGGTATCGCCCGATCCTTTCGTGCCCGGGATGACCACCCTGGAGGAAGCCTGTATCCTCCTTTCCGGACTTAGCGTTTCCGGAAAAGCGGATACAGGCCTCCAAAGAGTCAGCGGTCCCGAAAAATTCCTCTACCACGGCCGCACCGGAACGCTGCGGGTCGAGTCGGGGAAAAAAACCGGCGGCGTCATCCCGCTCTACCGCGATACCAAGGTCATCCGCCTGCAGGTGCGTTACCTAAAGCCCGACGGCAGCCCCTGTGACGAAGCCCGGCCCTATCCCTACGCCTGTATGTTGGCGGCCGACGGGGGACTGAAGTTCGACAACTCCTACCTGCCCCTTCCGGCTTTCGTGCTGGAAAATTCAGGCCGCAACGAGAACATTCCCAACGGTTTCGACGCGGTCTTCCACAAGATGACCCTGCGTCTGGACGAACCGCAAGAACCGGAGATCATCCTCACCGATCCCCGTAAACCCGGCCAGGTCATTTACCGCGCCGGCCTGACCCAATGGCTCAGGGGAACGGGATACGACACCCAGGAAGCCCTCGATAATACCCATGAGTATGTCGTGGAACTCCGTTTCGCCTGCACCCATACCACCGTACGCATTTTCGTCAACGGGTGGGAATACGTCCCCATCGACGAAGACATATAA
- a CDS encoding universal stress protein, producing the protein MDDDRLITIAIYTYEKAQIIKGILESENIPVAIQNVNLIQPVISSGVRVRIREKDLPHALQILEQYSIFNEKEAEPDAPAVHEKRILIPIDFSDYSFKACQIGFDFAKNHDAKVMLLHVYFSPYFPGAIPVTDTFTYEVTEDEALKQVQVRVKKDMKLFSEMLHQKIKDGLLADVKFDYTLREGIPEDEINHYCREYQPTLVVMGTRGKDQKELDLIGSVTAEVLDFAKFPVFAIPENVSFSMLDEVNNIAFFTNFDQQDLIALDTFMRLFGDYKFKITFVHMSAKPDTWNEIKLAGIKEYFGKHYPGREANYTIIDNNNFLDGVEKLVRSEKIDILTITNRKRNIFARLFNPSIAHKMLFHADTPLLVIPS; encoded by the coding sequence ATGGACGATGACAGATTAATTACAATAGCCATTTACACCTACGAGAAAGCTCAGATAATCAAAGGTATCCTTGAAAGCGAGAATATTCCCGTGGCTATCCAGAATGTAAATCTCATACAGCCTGTTATATCGTCTGGTGTACGGGTAAGAATACGGGAAAAAGATTTGCCTCATGCACTTCAAATCCTCGAGCAATATTCTATCTTCAATGAAAAAGAGGCCGAGCCCGATGCTCCTGCTGTACACGAAAAACGCATCCTTATTCCTATCGACTTTTCCGATTATTCTTTTAAAGCCTGTCAGATAGGCTTCGATTTCGCTAAAAATCACGATGCGAAAGTCATGTTACTTCACGTATATTTCAGTCCTTATTTCCCCGGAGCGATTCCTGTAACCGATACCTTTACTTATGAGGTTACCGAAGATGAAGCTCTGAAACAGGTACAAGTACGGGTAAAAAAAGATATGAAATTGTTTTCTGAAATGCTTCACCAGAAAATAAAAGACGGCTTGCTCGCCGATGTGAAGTTCGATTATACCCTGAGGGAAGGGATTCCCGAAGATGAGATCAATCATTATTGTAGAGAATACCAGCCTACCCTGGTAGTTATGGGTACAAGAGGGAAAGACCAGAAGGAGCTCGATCTTATCGGTAGCGTAACGGCGGAAGTTCTTGATTTTGCGAAGTTTCCCGTTTTCGCCATCCCCGAAAATGTATCTTTCTCGATGCTCGACGAGGTAAACAATATCGCCTTCTTTACCAATTTCGACCAGCAGGATCTGATTGCTCTCGATACGTTTATGAGACTTTTCGGTGATTATAAGTTTAAGATAACTTTTGTACACATGTCGGCTAAGCCGGATACCTGGAATGAAATAAAACTCGCCGGTATAAAAGAATATTTCGGAAAACATTATCCGGGACGGGAAGCCAATTATACCATTATCGATAATAATAATTTCCTCGATGGGGTAGAAAAACTGGTACGTTCCGAAAAAATAGATATTCTGACCATAACAAACCGGAAGCGGAATATATTCGCCCGGTTATTTAATCCGAGTATCGCGCATAAGATGTTGTTCCATGCCGATACCCCATTATTGGTAATTCCTTCGTAA
- a CDS encoding DNA-binding protein, with the protein MTKTITFNELRRIKDCLPDGSMHRIADELNVTVQTVRNYFGGNNYEYGKNCGLHIEPGPEGGIVVLDNTQIYDMAMKILEEENTVAE; encoded by the coding sequence ATGACTAAGACAATAACATTTAATGAACTTCGCCGTATTAAAGATTGCTTGCCTGATGGTTCGATGCACAGAATAGCCGATGAATTGAATGTAACCGTACAGACCGTACGAAACTACTTCGGTGGTAATAATTATGAATATGGTAAAAACTGTGGTTTGCACATCGAACCGGGTCCCGAAGGCGGTATTGTAGTTCTCGATAATACTCAGATATATGACATGGCAATGAAGATTCTCGAAGAAGAGAATACGGTTGCCGAATAA
- the rd gene encoding rubredoxin — protein MKKYICLVCDWVYDPEIGDPDGGIEPGTAFEDIPDDWVCPICGVGKDEFEPVNE, from the coding sequence ATGAAAAAGTACATTTGTCTTGTTTGTGACTGGGTATACGATCCCGAAATAGGAGATCCCGATGGCGGTATAGAACCGGGAACCGCATTTGAAGATATCCCCGATGATTGGGTTTGCCCTATATGCGGGGTGGGTAAAGACGAGTTTGAACCTGTAAACGAGTAA